The following coding sequences are from one Osmia bicornis bicornis chromosome 2, iOsmBic2.1, whole genome shotgun sequence window:
- the LOC114875816 gene encoding palmitoyltransferase ZDHHC15B isoform X4, giving the protein MYICNTASRMGKQNGSCWWFVKAVKWIPVIFILTIVLWSYYAYVVQLCFYTVDNYVQKVFYLFFYHVLFFLFLWSYWQTVFTDLIEIPTKFRIPDVEMEKFQQAETEEVQRQILERFAQDLPITNRTIKGVIRFCEKCQLIKPDRAHHCSVCSTCVLKMDHHCPWVNNCVGFHNYKFFMLFLAYALLYCIFITATSLQYFIRFWKGELDGMGRFHLLFLFFVALMFAVSLNSLFFYHCYLVLHNRSTLEAFTPPMFRTGKDKDGFSLGKYNNFQEVFGDNPKLWFLPIFTSLGNGVTYPVRAQHQGTPNTYDSMGSTRNSTAVIGSTADANQPLVEATELV; this is encoded by the exons ATGTATATCTGTAATACAGCAAGTAGAATGGGAAAGCAAAACGGATCGTGTTGGTGGTTTGTAAAAGCCGTGAAATGGATACCAGTTATTTTCATCTTGACGATTGTCTTATGGTCATATTATGCTTATGTGGTGCAGTTATGTTTTT ATACAGTAGATAATTATGTTCAAAAag TATTCTACTTGTTTTTCTATCATGttctatttttcttattcttatgGTCTTATTGGCAAACTGTATTTACAGACTTGATAGAAATACCAACTAAG TTTAGAATACCAGATGTAGAAATGGAGAAATTTCAGCAGGCTGAAACTGAAGAGGTACAGAGACAAATCTTAGAAAGATTTGCACAAGATCTTCCAATCACAAATCGCACTATAAAAGGag TAATACGTTTTTGTGAAAAATGTCAGTTAATTAAACCAGATCGAGCACATCATTGCAGTGTGTGTAGTACATGTGTTTTAAAAATGGATCACCATTGTCCATGGGTAAACAATTGTGTAGGTTTTCACAACTATAAATTTTTCATGCTGTTCCTGGCATATGCTCTTCTGTATTGTATATTTATAACTGCTACATCTTTACAATACTTTATACGCTTTTGGAAa gGGGAGTTGGATGGAATGGGTAGATTTCATCtacttttcttattctttgTGGCATTGATGTTTGCTGTTAGTTTaaattctcttttcttttatcacTGTTACCTTGTTTTACACAACAGGTCTACAttag AGGCATTCACACCACCCATGTTTCGTACAGGGAAGGATAAAGATGGTTTTAGTCTTGGAAAATACAATAATTTCCAAGAAGTATTTGGTGATAATCCTAAACTATGGTTCCTTCCCATTTTTACTAG TCTTGGAAACGGTGTCACCTATCCGGTACGTGCGCAACATCAAGGCACACCCAATACTTACGACTCCATGGGCAGTACTCGAAACAG cACTGCTGTGATAGGGTCAACTGCTGATGCTAACCAGCCACTGGTGGAAGCAACTGAACTTGTTTAA
- the LOC114875816 gene encoding palmitoyltransferase ZDHHC15B isoform X5, whose protein sequence is MYICNTASRMGKQNGSCWWFVKAVKWIPVIFILTIVLWSYYAYVVQLCFYTVDNYVQKVFYLFFYHVLFFLFLWSYWQTVFTDLIEIPTKFRIPDVEMEKFQQAETEEVQRQILERFAQDLPITNRTIKGVIRFCEKCQLIKPDRAHHCSVCSTCVLKMDHHCPWVNNCVGFHNYKFFMLFLAYALLYCIFITATSLQYFIRFWKGELDGMGRFHLLFLFFVALMFAVSLNSLFFYHCYLVLHNRSTLEAFTPPMFRTGKDKDGFSLGKYNNFQEVFGDNPKLWFLPIFTSFGDGVNFPERLCDEDTHTLLGPTTQQWGDETELDSPPPYGSQSGPPLIK, encoded by the exons ATGTATATCTGTAATACAGCAAGTAGAATGGGAAAGCAAAACGGATCGTGTTGGTGGTTTGTAAAAGCCGTGAAATGGATACCAGTTATTTTCATCTTGACGATTGTCTTATGGTCATATTATGCTTATGTGGTGCAGTTATGTTTTT ATACAGTAGATAATTATGTTCAAAAag TATTCTACTTGTTTTTCTATCATGttctatttttcttattcttatgGTCTTATTGGCAAACTGTATTTACAGACTTGATAGAAATACCAACTAAG TTTAGAATACCAGATGTAGAAATGGAGAAATTTCAGCAGGCTGAAACTGAAGAGGTACAGAGACAAATCTTAGAAAGATTTGCACAAGATCTTCCAATCACAAATCGCACTATAAAAGGag TAATACGTTTTTGTGAAAAATGTCAGTTAATTAAACCAGATCGAGCACATCATTGCAGTGTGTGTAGTACATGTGTTTTAAAAATGGATCACCATTGTCCATGGGTAAACAATTGTGTAGGTTTTCACAACTATAAATTTTTCATGCTGTTCCTGGCATATGCTCTTCTGTATTGTATATTTATAACTGCTACATCTTTACAATACTTTATACGCTTTTGGAAa gGGGAGTTGGATGGAATGGGTAGATTTCATCtacttttcttattctttgTGGCATTGATGTTTGCTGTTAGTTTaaattctcttttcttttatcacTGTTACCTTGTTTTACACAACAGGTCTACAttag AGGCATTCACACCACCCATGTTTCGTACAGGGAAGGATAAAGATGGTTTTAGTCTTGGAAAATACAATAATTTCCAAGAAGTATTTGGTGATAATCCTAAACTATGGTTCCTTCCCATTTTTACTAG TTTTGGAGATGGGGTAAACTTTCCTGAACGGCTGTGCGATGAAGACACACATACTCTATTGGGACCTACTACCCAACAGTGGGGTGATGAGACCGAGCTTGATTCTCCACCTCCTTATGGGTCACAATCAG GTCCACCTTTGATCAAATGA
- the LOC114875816 gene encoding palmitoyltransferase ZDHHC2 isoform X7: protein MYICNTASRMGKQNGSCWWFVKAVKWIPVIFILTIVLWSYYAYVVQLCFYTVDNYVQKVFYLFFYHVLFFLFLWSYWQTVFTDLIEIPTKFRIPDVEMEKFQQAETEEVQRQILERFAQDLPITNRTIKGVIRFCEKCQLIKPDRAHHCSVCSTCVLKMDHHCPWVNNCVGFHNYKFFMLFLAYALLYCIFITATSLQYFIRFWKGELDGMGRFHLLFLFFVALMFAVSLNSLFFYHCYLVLHNRSTLEAFTPPMFRTGKDKDGFSLGKYNNFQEVFGDNPKLWFLPIFTSTAVIGSTADANQPLVEATELV, encoded by the exons ATGTATATCTGTAATACAGCAAGTAGAATGGGAAAGCAAAACGGATCGTGTTGGTGGTTTGTAAAAGCCGTGAAATGGATACCAGTTATTTTCATCTTGACGATTGTCTTATGGTCATATTATGCTTATGTGGTGCAGTTATGTTTTT ATACAGTAGATAATTATGTTCAAAAag TATTCTACTTGTTTTTCTATCATGttctatttttcttattcttatgGTCTTATTGGCAAACTGTATTTACAGACTTGATAGAAATACCAACTAAG TTTAGAATACCAGATGTAGAAATGGAGAAATTTCAGCAGGCTGAAACTGAAGAGGTACAGAGACAAATCTTAGAAAGATTTGCACAAGATCTTCCAATCACAAATCGCACTATAAAAGGag TAATACGTTTTTGTGAAAAATGTCAGTTAATTAAACCAGATCGAGCACATCATTGCAGTGTGTGTAGTACATGTGTTTTAAAAATGGATCACCATTGTCCATGGGTAAACAATTGTGTAGGTTTTCACAACTATAAATTTTTCATGCTGTTCCTGGCATATGCTCTTCTGTATTGTATATTTATAACTGCTACATCTTTACAATACTTTATACGCTTTTGGAAa gGGGAGTTGGATGGAATGGGTAGATTTCATCtacttttcttattctttgTGGCATTGATGTTTGCTGTTAGTTTaaattctcttttcttttatcacTGTTACCTTGTTTTACACAACAGGTCTACAttag AGGCATTCACACCACCCATGTTTCGTACAGGGAAGGATAAAGATGGTTTTAGTCTTGGAAAATACAATAATTTCCAAGAAGTATTTGGTGATAATCCTAAACTATGGTTCCTTCCCATTTTTACTAG cACTGCTGTGATAGGGTCAACTGCTGATGCTAACCAGCCACTGGTGGAAGCAACTGAACTTGTTTAA
- the LOC114875816 gene encoding palmitoyltransferase ZDHHC2 isoform X6 yields the protein MYICNTASRMGKQNGSCWWFVKAVKWIPVIFILTIVLWSYYAYVVQLCFYTVDNYVQKVFYLFFYHVLFFLFLWSYWQTVFTDLIEIPTKFRIPDVEMEKFQQAETEEVQRQILERFAQDLPITNRTIKGVIRFCEKCQLIKPDRAHHCSVCSTCVLKMDHHCPWVNNCVGFHNYKFFMLFLAYALLYCIFITATSLQYFIRFWKGELDGMGRFHLLFLFFVALMFAVSLNSLFFYHCYLVLHNRSTLEAFTPPMFRTGKDKDGFSLGKYNNFQEVFGDNPKLWFLPIFTSLGNGVTYPVRAQHQGTPNTYDSMGSTRNRVWVTVLEMG from the exons ATGTATATCTGTAATACAGCAAGTAGAATGGGAAAGCAAAACGGATCGTGTTGGTGGTTTGTAAAAGCCGTGAAATGGATACCAGTTATTTTCATCTTGACGATTGTCTTATGGTCATATTATGCTTATGTGGTGCAGTTATGTTTTT ATACAGTAGATAATTATGTTCAAAAag TATTCTACTTGTTTTTCTATCATGttctatttttcttattcttatgGTCTTATTGGCAAACTGTATTTACAGACTTGATAGAAATACCAACTAAG TTTAGAATACCAGATGTAGAAATGGAGAAATTTCAGCAGGCTGAAACTGAAGAGGTACAGAGACAAATCTTAGAAAGATTTGCACAAGATCTTCCAATCACAAATCGCACTATAAAAGGag TAATACGTTTTTGTGAAAAATGTCAGTTAATTAAACCAGATCGAGCACATCATTGCAGTGTGTGTAGTACATGTGTTTTAAAAATGGATCACCATTGTCCATGGGTAAACAATTGTGTAGGTTTTCACAACTATAAATTTTTCATGCTGTTCCTGGCATATGCTCTTCTGTATTGTATATTTATAACTGCTACATCTTTACAATACTTTATACGCTTTTGGAAa gGGGAGTTGGATGGAATGGGTAGATTTCATCtacttttcttattctttgTGGCATTGATGTTTGCTGTTAGTTTaaattctcttttcttttatcacTGTTACCTTGTTTTACACAACAGGTCTACAttag AGGCATTCACACCACCCATGTTTCGTACAGGGAAGGATAAAGATGGTTTTAGTCTTGGAAAATACAATAATTTCCAAGAAGTATTTGGTGATAATCCTAAACTATGGTTCCTTCCCATTTTTACTAG TCTTGGAAACGGTGTCACCTATCCGGTACGTGCGCAACATCAAGGCACACCCAATACTTACGACTCCATGGGCAGTACTCGAAACAG GGTGTGGGTTACAGTTTTGGAGATGGGGTAA
- the LOC114875777 gene encoding sphingolipid delta(4)-desaturase DES1, translating into MGQHVSRTDFEWVYTEEPHASRRKIILEKYPQIKKLFGYDPNFKWIVTGMVLTQFISLFFIKDLSYPLLFLVAYCFGGIINHSLMLAIHEIAHNLAFGHSRPMANRLFGYFANLPIGIPVSVSFKKYHLIHHRYQGDEKLDTDLPTLLEAKLFCTTFGKFCWIGLQPFFYAFRPLVVYPMPPTLLEYINLIIQLTFDGLLWYFLGGKVLVYLLTGSAMAMGLHPVAGHFISEHYMYKKGFETYSYYGPLNWITFNVGYHNEHHDFPAVPGSRLPEVKRIAPEFYDNLPQHNSWVSVLYDFVMDPDIGPYARIKRKHKGLAS; encoded by the exons ATGGGTCAGCATGTTTCAAGAACTGATTTTGAATGGGTTTATACCGAAGAACCGCACGCATCACGtcgtaaaataattttag aaaaATATCCCCAAATAAAAAAACTATTTGGATATGATCCAAATTTCAAATGGATAGTTACAGGAATGGTTTTAACTCAATTcatatctcttttttttatcaaagaTTTAAGCTATCCATTATTATTCCTCGTGGCATATTGTTTTGGAGGTATAATTAACCACTCCCTTATGCTAG caatacatgaaatagcacATAATCTTGCTTTTGGACATTCTAGACCAATGGCCAATAGATTATTTGGATATTTTGCTAATTTACCTATAGGTATACCAGTTTCTGTTAGTTTCAAAAAATATCATCTTATACACCATCGt TATCAAGGAGATGAGAAATTAGATACTGATTTACCAACTTTATTAGAagcaaaattattttgtacaacatttggaaaattttgttGGATAGGTTTACAACCATTTTTTTATGCATTTCGACCTCTTGTCGTTTATCCTATGCCACCCACATTAttagaatatataaatttgATTATACAACTTACATTTGATGGATTGTTATGGTACTTTTTAG GTGGAAAAGTCTTAGTTTATTTGCTTACTGGGTCAGCAATGGCTATGGGGCTACATCCTGTAGCTGGCCACTTTATATCAGaacattatatgtataagaaAGGTTTTGAAACATATAGTTATTATGGTCCATTAAATTGGATTACATTTAATGTTGGGTACCACAATGAACATCATGATTTTCCTGCTGTACCTGGTTCAAGATTACCAGAG GTAAAACGAATAGCCCCTGAATTCTATGATAATTTACCACAACATAATTCATGGGTTTCAGTCTTATATGATTTTGTTATGGATCCTGATATAGGCCCATATGCAAGAATAAAGCGAAAACATAAAGGACTTGCTTCATAA
- the LOC114875816 gene encoding palmitoyltransferase ZDHHC2 isoform X8 — MYICNTASRMGKQNGSCWWFVKAVKWIPVIFILTIVLWSYYAYVVQLCFYTVDNYVQKVFYLFFYHVLFFLFLWSYWQTVFTDLIEIPTKFRIPDVEMEKFQQAETEEVQRQILERFAQDLPITNRTIKGVIRFCEKCQLIKPDRAHHCSVCSTCVLKMDHHCPWVNNCVGFHNYKFFMLFLAYALLYCIFITATSLQYFIRFWKGELDGMGRFHLLFLFFVALMFAVSLNSLFFYHCYLVLHNRSTLEAFTPPMFRTGKDKDGFSLGKYNNFQEVFGDNPKLWFLPIFTRVWVTVLEMG; from the exons ATGTATATCTGTAATACAGCAAGTAGAATGGGAAAGCAAAACGGATCGTGTTGGTGGTTTGTAAAAGCCGTGAAATGGATACCAGTTATTTTCATCTTGACGATTGTCTTATGGTCATATTATGCTTATGTGGTGCAGTTATGTTTTT ATACAGTAGATAATTATGTTCAAAAag TATTCTACTTGTTTTTCTATCATGttctatttttcttattcttatgGTCTTATTGGCAAACTGTATTTACAGACTTGATAGAAATACCAACTAAG TTTAGAATACCAGATGTAGAAATGGAGAAATTTCAGCAGGCTGAAACTGAAGAGGTACAGAGACAAATCTTAGAAAGATTTGCACAAGATCTTCCAATCACAAATCGCACTATAAAAGGag TAATACGTTTTTGTGAAAAATGTCAGTTAATTAAACCAGATCGAGCACATCATTGCAGTGTGTGTAGTACATGTGTTTTAAAAATGGATCACCATTGTCCATGGGTAAACAATTGTGTAGGTTTTCACAACTATAAATTTTTCATGCTGTTCCTGGCATATGCTCTTCTGTATTGTATATTTATAACTGCTACATCTTTACAATACTTTATACGCTTTTGGAAa gGGGAGTTGGATGGAATGGGTAGATTTCATCtacttttcttattctttgTGGCATTGATGTTTGCTGTTAGTTTaaattctcttttcttttatcacTGTTACCTTGTTTTACACAACAGGTCTACAttag AGGCATTCACACCACCCATGTTTCGTACAGGGAAGGATAAAGATGGTTTTAGTCTTGGAAAATACAATAATTTCCAAGAAGTATTTGGTGATAATCCTAAACTATGGTTCCTTCCCATTTTTACTAG GGTGTGGGTTACAGTTTTGGAGATGGGGTAA
- the LOC114875816 gene encoding palmitoyltransferase ZDHHC15B isoform X3, with protein MYICNTASRMGKQNGSCWWFVKAVKWIPVIFILTIVLWSYYAYVVQLCFYTVDNYVQKVFYLFFYHVLFFLFLWSYWQTVFTDLIEIPTKFRIPDVEMEKFQQAETEEVQRQILERFAQDLPITNRTIKGVIRFCEKCQLIKPDRAHHCSVCSTCVLKMDHHCPWVNNCVGFHNYKFFMLFLAYALLYCIFITATSLQYFIRFWKGELDGMGRFHLLFLFFVALMFAVSLNSLFFYHCYLVLHNRSTLEAFTPPMFRTGKDKDGFSLGKYNNFQEVFGDNPKLWFLPIFTSLGNGVTYPVRAQHQGTPNTYDSMGSTRNRSTFDQMTLVEEATILALGTGTAVIGSTADANQPLVEATELV; from the exons ATGTATATCTGTAATACAGCAAGTAGAATGGGAAAGCAAAACGGATCGTGTTGGTGGTTTGTAAAAGCCGTGAAATGGATACCAGTTATTTTCATCTTGACGATTGTCTTATGGTCATATTATGCTTATGTGGTGCAGTTATGTTTTT ATACAGTAGATAATTATGTTCAAAAag TATTCTACTTGTTTTTCTATCATGttctatttttcttattcttatgGTCTTATTGGCAAACTGTATTTACAGACTTGATAGAAATACCAACTAAG TTTAGAATACCAGATGTAGAAATGGAGAAATTTCAGCAGGCTGAAACTGAAGAGGTACAGAGACAAATCTTAGAAAGATTTGCACAAGATCTTCCAATCACAAATCGCACTATAAAAGGag TAATACGTTTTTGTGAAAAATGTCAGTTAATTAAACCAGATCGAGCACATCATTGCAGTGTGTGTAGTACATGTGTTTTAAAAATGGATCACCATTGTCCATGGGTAAACAATTGTGTAGGTTTTCACAACTATAAATTTTTCATGCTGTTCCTGGCATATGCTCTTCTGTATTGTATATTTATAACTGCTACATCTTTACAATACTTTATACGCTTTTGGAAa gGGGAGTTGGATGGAATGGGTAGATTTCATCtacttttcttattctttgTGGCATTGATGTTTGCTGTTAGTTTaaattctcttttcttttatcacTGTTACCTTGTTTTACACAACAGGTCTACAttag AGGCATTCACACCACCCATGTTTCGTACAGGGAAGGATAAAGATGGTTTTAGTCTTGGAAAATACAATAATTTCCAAGAAGTATTTGGTGATAATCCTAAACTATGGTTCCTTCCCATTTTTACTAG TCTTGGAAACGGTGTCACCTATCCGGTACGTGCGCAACATCAAGGCACACCCAATACTTACGACTCCATGGGCAGTACTCGAAACAG GTCCACCTTTGATCAAATGACTTTGGTAGAAGAAGCTACAATTTTGGCTCTTGGCACTGG cACTGCTGTGATAGGGTCAACTGCTGATGCTAACCAGCCACTGGTGGAAGCAACTGAACTTGTTTAA
- the LOC114875816 gene encoding palmitoyltransferase ZDHHC15B isoform X1: protein MYICNTASRMGKQNGSCWWFVKAVKWIPVIFILTIVLWSYYAYVVQLCFYTVDNYVQKVFYLFFYHVLFFLFLWSYWQTVFTDLIEIPTKFRIPDVEMEKFQQAETEEVQRQILERFAQDLPITNRTIKGVIRFCEKCQLIKPDRAHHCSVCSTCVLKMDHHCPWVNNCVGFHNYKFFMLFLAYALLYCIFITATSLQYFIRFWKGELDGMGRFHLLFLFFVALMFAVSLNSLFFYHCYLVLHNRSTLEAFTPPMFRTGKDKDGFSLGKYNNFQEVFGDNPKLWFLPIFTSLGNGVTYPVRAQHQGTPNTYDSMGSTRNSFGDGVNFPERLCDEDTHTLLGPTTQQWGDETELDSPPPYGSQSGPPLIK, encoded by the exons ATGTATATCTGTAATACAGCAAGTAGAATGGGAAAGCAAAACGGATCGTGTTGGTGGTTTGTAAAAGCCGTGAAATGGATACCAGTTATTTTCATCTTGACGATTGTCTTATGGTCATATTATGCTTATGTGGTGCAGTTATGTTTTT ATACAGTAGATAATTATGTTCAAAAag TATTCTACTTGTTTTTCTATCATGttctatttttcttattcttatgGTCTTATTGGCAAACTGTATTTACAGACTTGATAGAAATACCAACTAAG TTTAGAATACCAGATGTAGAAATGGAGAAATTTCAGCAGGCTGAAACTGAAGAGGTACAGAGACAAATCTTAGAAAGATTTGCACAAGATCTTCCAATCACAAATCGCACTATAAAAGGag TAATACGTTTTTGTGAAAAATGTCAGTTAATTAAACCAGATCGAGCACATCATTGCAGTGTGTGTAGTACATGTGTTTTAAAAATGGATCACCATTGTCCATGGGTAAACAATTGTGTAGGTTTTCACAACTATAAATTTTTCATGCTGTTCCTGGCATATGCTCTTCTGTATTGTATATTTATAACTGCTACATCTTTACAATACTTTATACGCTTTTGGAAa gGGGAGTTGGATGGAATGGGTAGATTTCATCtacttttcttattctttgTGGCATTGATGTTTGCTGTTAGTTTaaattctcttttcttttatcacTGTTACCTTGTTTTACACAACAGGTCTACAttag AGGCATTCACACCACCCATGTTTCGTACAGGGAAGGATAAAGATGGTTTTAGTCTTGGAAAATACAATAATTTCCAAGAAGTATTTGGTGATAATCCTAAACTATGGTTCCTTCCCATTTTTACTAG TCTTGGAAACGGTGTCACCTATCCGGTACGTGCGCAACATCAAGGCACACCCAATACTTACGACTCCATGGGCAGTACTCGAAACAG TTTTGGAGATGGGGTAAACTTTCCTGAACGGCTGTGCGATGAAGACACACATACTCTATTGGGACCTACTACCCAACAGTGGGGTGATGAGACCGAGCTTGATTCTCCACCTCCTTATGGGTCACAATCAG GTCCACCTTTGATCAAATGA
- the LOC114875816 gene encoding palmitoyltransferase ZDHHC15B isoform X2: protein MYICNTASRMGKQNGSCWWFVKAVKWIPVIFILTIVLWSYYAYVVQLCFYTVDNYVQKVFYLFFYHVLFFLFLWSYWQTVFTDLIEIPTKFRIPDVEMEKFQQAETEEVQRQILERFAQDLPITNRTIKGVIRFCEKCQLIKPDRAHHCSVCSTCVLKMDHHCPWVNNCVGFHNYKFFMLFLAYALLYCIFITATSLQYFIRFWKGELDGMGRFHLLFLFFVALMFAVSLNSLFFYHCYLVLHNRSTLEAFTPPMFRTGKDKDGFSLGKYNNFQEVFGDNPKLWFLPIFTSLGNGVTYPVRAQHQGTPNTYDSMGSTRNSFGDGVNFPERLCDEDTHTLLGPTTQQWGDETELDSPPPYGSQSALL, encoded by the exons ATGTATATCTGTAATACAGCAAGTAGAATGGGAAAGCAAAACGGATCGTGTTGGTGGTTTGTAAAAGCCGTGAAATGGATACCAGTTATTTTCATCTTGACGATTGTCTTATGGTCATATTATGCTTATGTGGTGCAGTTATGTTTTT ATACAGTAGATAATTATGTTCAAAAag TATTCTACTTGTTTTTCTATCATGttctatttttcttattcttatgGTCTTATTGGCAAACTGTATTTACAGACTTGATAGAAATACCAACTAAG TTTAGAATACCAGATGTAGAAATGGAGAAATTTCAGCAGGCTGAAACTGAAGAGGTACAGAGACAAATCTTAGAAAGATTTGCACAAGATCTTCCAATCACAAATCGCACTATAAAAGGag TAATACGTTTTTGTGAAAAATGTCAGTTAATTAAACCAGATCGAGCACATCATTGCAGTGTGTGTAGTACATGTGTTTTAAAAATGGATCACCATTGTCCATGGGTAAACAATTGTGTAGGTTTTCACAACTATAAATTTTTCATGCTGTTCCTGGCATATGCTCTTCTGTATTGTATATTTATAACTGCTACATCTTTACAATACTTTATACGCTTTTGGAAa gGGGAGTTGGATGGAATGGGTAGATTTCATCtacttttcttattctttgTGGCATTGATGTTTGCTGTTAGTTTaaattctcttttcttttatcacTGTTACCTTGTTTTACACAACAGGTCTACAttag AGGCATTCACACCACCCATGTTTCGTACAGGGAAGGATAAAGATGGTTTTAGTCTTGGAAAATACAATAATTTCCAAGAAGTATTTGGTGATAATCCTAAACTATGGTTCCTTCCCATTTTTACTAG TCTTGGAAACGGTGTCACCTATCCGGTACGTGCGCAACATCAAGGCACACCCAATACTTACGACTCCATGGGCAGTACTCGAAACAG TTTTGGAGATGGGGTAAACTTTCCTGAACGGCTGTGCGATGAAGACACACATACTCTATTGGGACCTACTACCCAACAGTGGGGTGATGAGACCGAGCTTGATTCTCCACCTCCTTATGGGTCACAATCAG cACTGCTGTGA